tgCACATTCTCTGTATAGTTTTCGATGTGCTTTAACCCATTGTAAACTGAAAAGTACCGTTCACTACCAGCTTCACAGAATGTGATCAACTTCTGTTTTGAACCTACACTTTCAATTGTGTTTGATCCAAATATTGAGCCCTTTTCAACGTCGTAAACAAGTGAAACGAGATCAGAATAAACGCTATAATCTATCGATTCTCCACATGTTTCCATGTTAGGTCTATATACtcttgcacatttacaGACTGGGTTTTTACAGCCCTTTGCCAATGTACTGTTTTTTGTATAGTTTGGGTTCCGTAtataatttataaaatcaatGTGTTTATAAATCTGCCCTATGATATACTTGTACCACGATTGATTTGTAGCAATAACTACCTCGTCAACAAGGGAGCTATTTAGAAACTCGGCCAAAGAATACAAGAATACTGGGATTCCGTGGATGGATATGAGCTGTTTGGACGTTGGAAGTCCCTCAGGCACGGTCACATTCTTGACTTTATCTATGGATTCACTGAACCTATTACCAACACCCCCGCATAGCATCATAGCAATGCACTTTTCCCTCGTTTGTATGGTTCCATTAGCGTTGCAAGTTACTGAACATTGCCCTTTATGGCAAGTGTCTACAGAATCACTGTTCTGGACACGAAGTCGAGAACCACTGGCCTCTGATGGATGATTTCTATGAATAACATTGTTTATACCCTTTACTATGCCGTTTTGGTGAATCAAGTGTCTAAAGTTAGACTTTCCCAGAATATATGAGTCTACATTGAAATTTGTCCACAATTTATTCACTATTAATAGCAATAATACAAATTTACTGTACATGTATAATACACAACTGTTTTCGTTGATAAAATGTGCGATAGTTTACGTTTTATGAGTGGGAATAAGGGTCCAGATGTGTGGCAGCGCAAAGATTCTGTAGCACGAGAAGAGCTTTTTAGACGCAAGGAATTTTGACTTTTATGATAATAGCACAGTATTACTGTGCTAAACTACTTTGGTATCTACTGATATGGAGATGTGAAGCCACTTGTCACCCAAATAACTTTTTGAGATGTGAAGTTAGACATATAGAGAGGATAAACAGGGATTTTTACCATATAGAAGCAGAGTTTAGAGATGGTAAGGTAGGAAAATACTCAGAATCCCAATACACATGGGAAAACCAACAACATATTCCTTATGGCAAAGACGATAATGGCTACTTTTGCAGAGATTCCTTTTATATAAGAGAATATAGAGATCTACTGATAAATAAAAATGCATCTATTACCTCGTTTTATGGTCTGgaatatgatgaagaacACAAGATGTCTGAGAAATCATCACATGAGGAtgatatatccatagaatcTCGTGCTTTATACACTGCactaaaggagaatgaatggtataTAGAGACATCTGCACGTCAGTACAGGTTAACTACCCTTCCTCTCAACGTAAAGGTGATTTTAGAGGTCAAAAATGTAGATTCTAAACCTTCCAGCAAGTTTATTCTACTATTTCCATATCATGAAGCCATTCATATGGGTGACTTGGAAGTTTATAACAAAGATACAGGGAATAAATATGCTACGCAATTTCTCAATTGTATAAATAGACCATCCACAGAATGCCAGTGGAATACGCTACTTTATAATTCATGGAAATGGAGATTTAATGAGAAATGTATTTGTGCCCCTTTAGCTGTATCCATTACGTTTGATAGGCAAATTGAACCACAGGAATTTATTAAGATAGTTGTAAACTACAAATTAGGGCGCCCATTTAGTACTCTGAAGGATAACATTGCCTTTGACGATGATCAGCGTGTTATTTTTAGCACAAATACCCATTTATTGAGTGGATACAAAATTGGAGAGCAACGCACTTACTATTCGATAAGCCACACGTCTGATGTAGAAGTTGTATCTTTGCATTTAAAAGCGAATGTTAGTGaaataaaggaaaagatttaCATGTCTGGTCCATATTATCATGTTTTTCCACTTTCGCTTGGAGAATCTCTTACACTTCGGTTTCCTTACCCATCAAGTTTAGAATACATTTCACAAGCTGTAAGGCATGTTAGTATAGGTATTTGGAATTACAGGGttaatgaagaatttttGGTATTAAATGAGGCATCAGAGGCAAGGGTAAGCTTTTTGACAAAAATTATTAATAATCAGGAATATAATGCCAAATTAGCCAAGATTTTCGAAAGAGATTCTGCCAAGGGAACTGTGGATACACATCACTCATTTTCATTTGAGGCCGTATTTCCACAAAGGGCTAAAAACTTTTACTTTTATGATACCATTGGAAATATTTCAAGTGCATACCTGGACAGAAATGTAGGAGATAAATACAAGGTAGCCTATGTAAGTTTATTATACATACACTTGACATATTTTCCATAGTTGGTTCCAAGATATCCACTAGTTGGGGGTTGGAAATCTGCTTTCAACACAGAGTACTCACATCCAATTTTGGGCAACCCCTTGGAGATTTTATTGCCTCATTCGATTCTTTTATATACAGAATCGTACAAAGTCATAATAGAATTTCCAATAGGTACGTTTTATGGCAACATATGAACATTGTAGGCTCTTGTGACATAATCGTAACCCCTCCATCTGGAATAAAGTGTAGAGTAGAAACGGTAAAAAGACATATTCTTGGTCTCGAATTTGAGAAAAGCATTGCAACTTTGCATATAGAACGCATGTTCccaaaaaatgtagagCATTTCCCATATATTCGAGTGGATTACAGGAGGACTTTCTGGTGGATTCCTAAGCTCATATGTACTGCCACAATTcaccttttccttttgtaCATCATATGTCGCATATTTTTGGGATTTAGGAGAAAATTGGAATCTCTATAACTTTTTGTGCCCCTTGTCGAATTCTATTCTTGATGTCGTTTTAGATCGTAAAAATTTGGGGACTTATGGTATCATATGACATTATTCTACTAAAAGATATGATCTTATTCTCTaaaaatgttcaagaagCCATTAAAATCAATATTTTGCCAACAAACGCAGAGACATTCTATGGGGAATAAAAACTACCTTTTGTAGTATAAAAATCGCACACATTAAACATCCTATTCAACTTTTGTgtttattttcatattttatcaatAAATAACCGGGGTGTGTAGGTGTGTACGCCTGGATTTGTGAACAAGTACCTTCTTCTCTGGGATGTCTCAATGACATCTATATaaatttcataaattcGCGCTTCAATGTTAATATTTTGTTGTAATCTACATAAATCGGGGAATCtctaaaatgtgtaggaaTTTGTAGTCGTGACGTCGTTTTTTGATTTATCCACAAAGATGTTGTATCTACTAGTACTCTTTTATCGCATTTACACAATTAAGACCGTACACTCTATAAGTAGTCATGGAATTGCAAAGGAACGCTATCCACAAGTTTCTCATGTCAATTTGATCGATGCCTATGCGGTTGCGAATACACACAATGGAGGGAACTGTTTAAGTTTTAACCTTGATAAGAGTGTAAACCACTTACATTCCGATAATAATGGGCTAAAGACTGGTCTTCATGGATACCTAGAATATCCTAGAATGTTAACATCGCAACTACTTGTAAAGCCAGAGTATTCCATACAGCTGCACCGATTTTCAAGCAAGCATGGTAAAGCCATCAAAGAAAAGAATGAACTTGATGATTCAAGAAACGGTGAAACAAAGATCTCTAAGGAGCCTATAGATGCATCAATTGATGTaaataaagaaaataaaaatcGCACTGTCCCTGaatcatccataaatttAAGGCAATATTTACTGAATTTCGAAAATAGTCAATATTTTGGCGAAATACAAGTTGGGACGCCTCCAAAGAATTTTGTTGTGGTTAGGACAATTGCATGCATTACACTATACTATAGGTATTTGATACTGGGTCCAGTCAGTTGTGGATACCATCTAGCAAGTGTTTGAGGTTTGTGTTACTTCTTTAAATGGATACTTGTGCAGAAATGGCCCAAATGGTTGCCAAGGTCACAGAATCTTTGACCCATCATATTCAAAGACTTTTGAACCAATGAAAAAGGGAAAAGGCATTGTAAGCGCTTATATCAGATATGGAACGGGAGAGTGCAGTAAGTCGTCTTTATTACCCTAAAAGTGAATTTAGTCTTATCTCTCGGGTTTGATAATGTCAAGATAGGGTCATTGTAAGAGTAATCATTGTGATATAGTAATGCAACAGGGAAATAAAACATCAGCCGATTGGTCTATCTGTGCTAGAAAGTGAACATCCATTTGGAGATTTACCGTTTGATGGTCTTGTTGGTCTGGGATTTCCTGATAAAGAGTTGGAATCCACACCTATTTTTGACTCAATTATTGACCAGGTACAAATCActaatatttttaaaatgttataTAGAAACTATTAAAACGCAATATTATCGCATTTTACATGTCAAAAGACGCGGATCAGTAAGATTTGTTCATTGATTTATAAAACTTTCAGACCAGGATCACTCTCGTTTGGAAGTGTTGACCCAAAATATGTGATTCCAGGTCACAGTCCTTGGTGGTTTCCAGTAGTATCTACAGGTATATTCTACACATACAATTTATGGGAATATTCAGACTATTGGGAAATAGGTCTTTCGTCCCTTTTGTTaggagatgaagaagttgttAATGGCAAATGCAATGCTGCCATTGACACGGGAAGCAGTCTAATATCCGGTCcttcatccattattttaccattattAGACAAGATTGATGTTTATGAAGATTGTTCTAACATCAATGACCTACCAACACTTTCGTTTGTCTTTACGGATATCCTAAAACGTAACATAAAGTTTGACTTGAGCGGACCGGACTATGTGATAAGGGATGGAGATAAATGCTTTATTGGAATAgtaaatatggatataccAAAAAAAGAACTTTTTGTATTAGGAGCAACATTCATAAGGAGATATCTTGCGATATTTGATAGAGATTATATGGCCGTTGGCCTTGTTCCTGCAAATCAGAATTCCGCGGATGAAGAGGGTAAAAAAACCCAAAAGGAACTGGAAGATAAATTTGAGATAAAAGGTATGtactcatccatataaTCAACAATTTTTCAGAGTTTAtgtttggagaaaattatatttttgcGTTCATAATCATTGCGATTATAACCGTTTCTTTTGTTTACTTTATAATGAACACATGAGTTTGT
The sequence above is drawn from the Theileria equi strain WA chromosome 4 map unlocalized gcontig_1105471998858, whole genome shotgun sequence genome and encodes:
- a CDS encoding cathepsin E, putative (encoded by transcript BEWA_016540A), with the translated sequence MLYLLVLFYRIYTIKTVHSISSHGIAKERYPQVSHVNLIDAYAVANTHNGGNCLSFNLDKSVNHLHSDNNGLKTGLHGYLEYPRMLTSQLLVKPEYSIQLHRFSSKHGKAIKEKNELDDSRNGETKISKEPIDASIDVNKENKNRTVPESSINLRQYLLNFENSQYFGEIQVGTPPKNFVVVFDTGSSQLWIPSSKCLRNGPNGCQGHRIFDPSYSKTFEPMKKGKGIVSAYIRYGTGECILSLGFDNVKIGSLEIKHQPIGLSVLESEHPFGDLPFDGLVGLGFPDKELESTPIFDSIIDQKLLKRNIIAFYMSKDADQPGSLSFGSVDPKYVIPGHSPWWFPVVSTDYWEIGLSSLLLGDEEVVNGKCNAAIDTGSSLISGPSSIILPLLDKIDVYEDCSNINDLPTLSFVFTDILKRNIKFDLSGPDYVIRDGDKCFIGIVNMDIPKKELFVLGATFIRRYLAIFDRDYMAVGLVPANQNSADEEGKKTQKELEDKFEIKGMYSSI
- a CDS encoding 2-C-methyl-D-erythritol 4-phosphate cytidylyltransferase, putative (encoded by transcript BEWA_016520A) translates to MYSKFVLLLLIVNKLWTNFNVDSYILGKSNFRHLIHQNGIVKGINNVIHRNHPSEASGSRLRVQNSDSVDTCHKGQCSVTCNANGTIQTREKCIAMMLCGGVGNRFSESIDKVKNVTVPEGLPTSKQLISIHGIPVFLYSLAEFLNSSLVDEVVIATNQSWYKYIIGQIYKHIDFINYIRNPNYTKNSTLAKGCKNPVCKCARVYRPNMETCGESIDYSVYSDLVSLVYDVEKGSIFGSNTIESVGSKQKLITFCEAGSERYFSVYNGLKHIENYTENVQQNFNANHIVLMHDGARPLLRLMNIRELVETAKKYDCAIPGYKSVDTLKRILDKDGSRIVDSTIDRSNIYNIQTPQAFKFGVIMDSYKRILGSVEDEKESNQDSCAPSLSDDASFIEECKSGDVQLVKGNKFNIKITTADDVELCKMLLWKTYFS
- a CDS encoding conserved hypothetical protein (encoded by transcript BEWA_016530A); the encoded protein is MIIAQYYCAKLLWYLLIWRCEATCHPNNFLRCEVRHIERINRDFYHIEAEFRDGKVGKYSESQYTWENQQHIPYGKDDNGYFCRDSFYIREYRDLLINKNASITSFYGLEYDEEHKMSEKSSHEDDISIESRALYTALKENEWYIETSARQYRLTTLPLNVKVILEVKNVDSKPSSKFILLFPYHEAIHMGDLEVYNKDTGNKYATQFLNCINRPSTECQWNTLLYNSWKWRFNEKCICAPLAVSITFDRQIEPQEFIKIVVNYKLGRPFSTLKDNIAFDDDQRVIFSTNTHLLSGYKIGEQRTYYSISHTSDVEVVSLHLKANVSEIKEKIYMSGPYYHVFPLSLGESLTLRFPYPSSLEYISQAVRHVSIGIWNYRVNEEFLVLNEASEAREYNAKLAKIFERDSAKGTVDTHHSFSFEAVFPQRAKNFYFYDTIGNISSAYLDRNVGDKYKVAYLVPRYPLVGGWKSAFNTEYSHPILGNPLEILLPHSILLYTESYKVIIEFPIGSCDIIVTPPSGIKCRVETVKRHILGLEFEKSIATLHIERMFPKNVEHFPYIRVDYRRTFWWIPKLICTATIHLFLLYIICRIFLGFRRKLESL